A region from the Rhodamnia argentea isolate NSW1041297 chromosome 7, ASM2092103v1, whole genome shotgun sequence genome encodes:
- the LOC115745865 gene encoding acylphosphatase: protein MASVASIKPIATTIHRSRSTRFFLGHCHRNNPGATWRVYRDGPAPPNRFPDLPGRGPPRPLPPLPLRLQVLHPPPPLPRLLQLRPRHSMTSPQPPSDSSPSKTVRAVIKGRVQGVFYRNWTIENACQLGLKGWVRNRRDGSVEALFSGKPELVEEMQQRCRRGPPYAVVSGLEVFPATDDPGTGFERRPTV from the exons ATGGCGTCCGTAGCTTCCATCAAACCCATCGCTACCACCATCCACCGAAGCAGGAGTACCAGATTCTTCCTCGGCCATTGTCATAGGAACAACCCTGGGGCGACATGGAGAGTCTATAGAGATGGTCCTGCTCCTCCTAACAGATTCCCCGATCTCCCTGGCCGTGGGCCTCctcgtcctcttcctcctcttccgcTTCGCCTTCaagttcttcatcctcctcctcctcttcctcgtctGCTCCAACTTCGTCCTCGTCATTCGATGACCTCTCCGCAGCCCCCCTCCGATTCCTCCCCCTCCAAAACG GTGAGGGCTGTGATAAAGGGGAGAGTGCAGGGTGTATTCTATAGGAACTGGACGATCGAGAATGCCTGCCAACTGGGTTTGAAAGGTTGGGTTAGGAACCGTAGGGACGGCTCTGTCGAAGCCCTGTTCTCGGGGAAGCCTGAGTTGGTGGAAGAGATGCAGCAGCGGTGTCGGCGGGGGCCGCCCTATGCGGTGGTCAGTGGCCTCGAGGTTTTCCCTGCCACTGATGATCCGGGCACTGGATTCGAGCGCAGACCAACTGTTTGA